The following coding sequences lie in one Pyrobaculum sp. 3827-6 genomic window:
- a CDS encoding transcription factor — protein MRDVYMYIVEKSVAWEFDSPEYGRLARKVVDMLYERKEDLSDDRIAILLNISTAETRRILQYLMRLGLVGVRKKTTEDYRIEYTWYVDDEIIRQAISSRARVAREKISMLIRSLTEGAYYICPNCFTMYTLDEAVNRGGLCSICGTQLEYVESIEGINKLTKAFEKLEKL, from the coding sequence ATGAGAGATGTGTATATGTATATTGTCGAGAAGAGCGTGGCGTGGGAGTTCGACAGCCCTGAGTATGGGAGGCTTGCGCGGAAGGTTGTGGATATGCTCTACGAGAGGAAGGAGGATCTCTCAGACGACAGGATTGCGATCCTCCTTAATATATCTACCGCTGAGACAAGGAGGATTTTGCAGTATTTAATGCGGCTGGGTTTGGTTGGTGTGAGAAAGAAGACGACGGAGGATTACCGCATTGAGTATACCTGGTACGTCGATGACGAGATTATAAGACAAGCAATTAGTAGCAGAGCTAGAGTTGCCAGGGAGAAGATATCTATGTTGATAAGATCATTGACGGAGGGGGCTTATTACATATGTCCAAACTGTTTTACTATGTATACGCTAGACGAGGCGGTTAATAGAGGTGGTTTATGCTCCATATGTGGAACTCAGTTAGAATATGTAGAAAGTATAGAAGGGATAAACAAACTGACTAAAGCATTTGAAAAACTTGAAAAACTATGA
- a CDS encoding proteasome assembly chaperone family protein: MKVEFRIFKPVENHEIFITGFAGIGIVGHLATKYIARNCDVVGVVRYRGEPPIVSMEGDRLLLQNEIFSCGRVAGVVNNYGIHEVAVYDYTKALATWVVANEFRLAVLFGGLDGRLQRGEDKLRIVYTSAYRRAGLPTGDAKILEQGLQIVGPLAYLTSFLEELDFPTLVILPYADVTRPADPYAASVAVDYFSKLFNFPVDTSGLRQMAEELEREIEEVRRRMEEQSKREEASRLYI, encoded by the coding sequence ATGAAAGTGGAGTTTAGAATTTTCAAGCCTGTAGAGAACCACGAGATTTTTATCACAGGCTTCGCTGGTATCGGCATCGTTGGCCACCTGGCGACTAAGTACATAGCTCGGAACTGCGATGTGGTGGGCGTCGTGAGGTACAGGGGGGAGCCGCCCATTGTGTCTATGGAGGGGGACAGGCTTTTGTTACAGAACGAGATTTTTTCATGCGGCCGGGTGGCGGGAGTTGTGAACAACTACGGGATTCACGAGGTGGCTGTTTATGACTATACTAAAGCCCTCGCCACGTGGGTGGTTGCGAATGAGTTTAGGCTGGCTGTGCTTTTCGGCGGCTTAGACGGGAGGTTGCAGAGAGGCGAGGATAAGTTGCGTATTGTCTACACATCGGCATACAGAAGGGCGGGGCTCCCCACAGGAGATGCGAAAATATTAGAGCAAGGTCTCCAGATAGTGGGGCCCCTGGCGTACCTGACTTCATTTCTAGAAGAGCTAGATTTCCCCACGCTGGTGATACTGCCGTACGCCGACGTGACAAGGCCTGCGGATCCCTACGCCGCCAGCGTCGCCGTTGACTACTTTTCGAAATTATTCAACTTCCCGGTGGACACCAGTGGGCTTAGGCAGATGGCTGAGGAGCTTGAGAGGGAGATTGAGGAGGTTAGGAGGCGGATGGAGGAGCAGAGCAAGCGCGAGGAGGCGTCTAGGCTATATATATAG